The Paenibacillus sp. FSL R7-0345 DNA segment GCGGCGTGCTCTGGATGTCCAAGCGGCACCTCGGCTGATCTGCCGCCATGCTTCCGGCTTAATCAATTTCGAGGCTGTCCCATGCTTCCTGTTCCTTGATGGCGTCCTCAATGGCCTGCTCCAGTTCCTCCGGGGAATCAGCTTCAACGATCTCGCCGTCAACCATGGCGAAGGGTCTTAAATAGCATTCCCCGCAGTTATTCAGACAGCCATATTCTACAACGTCGTATTCGGGATTCTGTTCCAGCTTGTTCATAAGCGGTCCTGTCCCGTGCCCGATATTACTGGCACAAAATTCAATAATTGGCCTCATGTTGTTCTCCTTATTCTGTGCTAACCATTTTATTTTTTAACTTTTTGTACTATAATAAGTTTACGAAAGGAGTGATTGAGAAATGAGTGAGAATGCACAAAGCACCACCATGTATGATGAGGTTCTGGAAGTACTCGATAAACTTCGTCCGTTCCTGCAGCGCGATGGCGGCGACGTGGAATTGATCGACGTTGAAGACGGCATCGTCAAGCTGAAGCTTATGGGTGCCTGCGGCAGCTGCCCGAGCTCCACGATCACGCTGAAAGCCGGGATCGAACGCGCCCTGATTGAAGAAGTAGAAGGCGTGGAAGAAGTTATGCAAGTATTCTAATCCCGTTCTATACAATCCCGCTTTCCTGAATCAGGGGAGCGGGATTTTTTCTATTATAGAGGATTTCATCCGGTGCCACAACCCGGGGTCTGCCGGTCAAGCACAAAAGAGGCTGTCCGCAAGGTCATTAGATAACCTTGCCGGACAGCCTCTTGTTCATTCAGGAGCCGCGTTAGTCAGCAGCTTAAAATGCAGGGATAATGGCACCTTCATACTTTTCTTCGATGAATGCCTTAGCTTCTGCAGAGTTCAGGGCTGCAGCCAGCTTCTGGATTGCATCGGAATCCTTGTTGTCAGGACGGGCAACCAGCAGGTTGGCGTAAGGAGAATCAGCACCTTCGATGAACAGGGCATCTTTAGTTGGA contains these protein-coding regions:
- a CDS encoding YuzB family protein, producing MRPIIEFCASNIGHGTGPLMNKLEQNPEYDVVEYGCLNNCGECYLRPFAMVDGEIVEADSPEELEQAIEDAIKEQEAWDSLEID
- a CDS encoding NifU family protein, with translation MSENAQSTTMYDEVLEVLDKLRPFLQRDGGDVELIDVEDGIVKLKLMGACGSCPSSTITLKAGIERALIEEVEGVEEVMQVF